A window of the Lactuca sativa cultivar Salinas chromosome 5, Lsat_Salinas_v11, whole genome shotgun sequence genome harbors these coding sequences:
- the LOC111884868 gene encoding zinc finger BED domain-containing protein RICESLEEPER 2-like has translation MEFGVRDKSYERDLSRVLENYDFEVVTEMVNFFEKFKTKTDFVSAASKPLVNLFIREVLDVEIHLRNWSTKPMFLKMVKELKTKYDKYWGAYNKMNDFMYFAVLLGPTIKSPFLLHAFKKMIGYMEVMEQPLTPVDIDIKACPMVREIENRMKNLFMTHLKRFDNGGSSQQEASQKFIDVDDDNDFVFDDFLCMGGSNSGPKDNEFRTYLKENIVNYKKDFSILGWWRRIAIKFPTVAQMAKDILVIQISSVASESAFSTCGRVVNDYRTSLSTLIV, from the exons ATGGAATTTGGCGTAAGAG ataaatcatatgaaaggGATCTCAGTAGAGTACTGGAAAATTATGACTTTGAAGTTGTAACCGAAATGgtgaatttctttgaaaaattcaaGACAAAAACAGATTTTGTTTCGGCTGCatcaaaacctttggtaaatcttTTTATCCGGGAAGTCTTAGATGTGGAAATACATTTAAGAAACTGGTCAACCAAACCAATGTTTCTCAAAATGGTAAAAGAACTGAAGACGAAATACGACAAGTATTGGGGTGCATACAACAAGATGAACGATTTTATGTACTTTGCGGTTTTACTTGGTCCTACCATCAAATCACCTTTTTTGTTACATGCTTTTAAAAAAATGATCGGGTACATGGAAGTGATGGAACAACCATTGACCCCCGTGGACATAGACATAAAAGCATGTCCAATGGTCCGAGAGATTGAGAATAGGATGAAGAATTTATTTATGACCCACTTGAAACGATTTGACAACGGTGGATCATCTCAACAAGAAGCGAGTCAAAAATTCATTGATGTTGACGATGATAACGATTTTGTTTTCGATGATTTTCTTTGTATGGGAGGTAGTAACTCGGGTCCAAAAGATAACGAGTTTCGAACTTATTTGAAAGAGAATATAGTTAATTATAAAAAAGATTTTTCAATTCTCGGGTGGTGGAGACGAATCGCGATTAAGTTCCCAACAGTTGCTCAGATGGCGAAAG ACATATTGGTGATACAAATCTCAAGTGTGGCATCCGAGTCCGCTTTTAGCACATGTGGTAGAGTTGTAAATGATTATCGGACTAGTTTATCAACTTTGATAGTTTaa